One region of Wyeomyia smithii strain HCP4-BCI-WySm-NY-G18 chromosome 3, ASM2978416v1, whole genome shotgun sequence genomic DNA includes:
- the LOC129728982 gene encoding uncharacterized protein LOC129728982: MVCDQNSTNRSVYSKLGVTYDHPYFVHITETVYCLFDPPHLLKSSRNNLMHHNAVYGGAVIKWDHIKSLYYEDCERIPRAAPKLTNKHIFLPAFEEMRVGVAAETLSITVSSAIKMYVAYGCLPEECLSTAAYVEDIDKLFDIFNATDNVRKSNKTVPDLEPNRNETKQTAP, encoded by the exons ATGGTTTGCGATCAAAACTCTACCAATCGATCAGTTTACAGCAAATTAGGAGTTACGTACGACCACCCCTATTTCGTACATATCACTGAGACTGTGTATTGTCTTTTTGATCCGCCCCATCTTTTGAAGTCATCCAGAAACAACTTGATGCATCATAATGCTGTCTATGGCGGAGCTGTTATCAAATGGGATCATATAAAATCCCTATATTATGAGGACTGTGAAAGGATACCTAGAGCCGCACCGAAATTGACAAACAAACACATATTTTTACCAGCTTTTGAAGAGATGAGGGTTGGTGTGGCAGCTGAAACACTGAGCATTACGGTATCCTCGGCCATTAAAATGTACGTCGCATATGGATGCTTACCAGAAGAGTGCCTTAGCACGGCAGCATATGTCGAAGACATCGATAAACTTTTCGACATATTCAACGCTACTGATAATGTTCGAAAATCTAATAAG ACCGTACCGGACTTGGAGCCGAACCGGAACGAAACCAAACAAACTGCACCCTAA